A genomic segment from Idiomarina piscisalsi encodes:
- the pepQ gene encoding Xaa-Pro dipeptidase has translation MSAYAEHIKTVCERFDKALADTGFDSTLIYSGQPRVDFLDDNAPPYRVNPLFKYWVPVTESPKSAIFYRKGSQRPTVYLFQAKDFWHAPVNVPEEEWQQYVDLKIIDDLSVMTDDIGSALANAAFIGEDFAEPVHSWNVKARNPQNLIDHLHFHRAVKTEWEVENLREANKLAAKAHVAAKEAFYAEKSELEIHHAYLAAIDFRESQVPYNSIVALNSHSAILHYDVYDTEPPKQFRSFLIDAGARYRGYCADITRSYAYEEGFYADLVEAMDNAQRDLLSEIKPGVNYYDLHVSMHLKVAQILSDFGFISGDAQSIYDKGYTSAFMPHGLGHFIGLQVHDVGGFLKSDDGSSYERSERHPFLRLLRDIEEGQVFTIEPGLYVVDQLLEEHKDSGDINWDKVDELRPYGGVRIEDSIVVGKDGNNENLTRDAFKALGAE, from the coding sequence ATGAGTGCATACGCTGAACACATTAAAACCGTTTGTGAGCGCTTCGATAAGGCACTGGCAGATACAGGTTTTGACTCAACTCTGATTTATTCAGGTCAACCACGCGTTGATTTCCTTGATGACAACGCACCTCCGTACCGAGTCAACCCATTGTTTAAATACTGGGTACCCGTCACAGAAAGCCCGAAAAGTGCGATTTTTTATCGCAAAGGTAGTCAGCGTCCAACGGTGTATCTATTTCAGGCAAAAGACTTTTGGCACGCACCGGTCAATGTACCGGAAGAAGAATGGCAGCAGTATGTCGATTTAAAAATTATCGATGACCTTAGTGTTATGACTGACGATATCGGTAGCGCTCTTGCCAATGCAGCTTTTATCGGTGAAGACTTCGCAGAGCCTGTTCACAGCTGGAATGTAAAAGCTCGTAACCCACAGAACTTAATTGATCACTTGCACTTTCACAGAGCCGTAAAAACGGAGTGGGAAGTCGAGAATTTGCGCGAAGCCAATAAGCTGGCCGCGAAAGCGCATGTCGCTGCGAAAGAAGCCTTCTATGCTGAGAAAAGTGAGTTGGAAATTCATCATGCCTACTTAGCGGCAATTGATTTTCGTGAGTCACAAGTCCCTTATAACAGCATTGTGGCTCTGAATAGCCACTCAGCAATTTTGCATTACGATGTGTATGATACCGAGCCACCTAAGCAGTTTCGCTCTTTCCTGATTGATGCTGGCGCACGTTATCGTGGCTACTGCGCTGACATCACGCGTTCTTATGCGTATGAAGAAGGCTTTTATGCGGACTTAGTGGAGGCGATGGATAACGCTCAAAGAGACTTACTGAGTGAAATTAAGCCTGGTGTTAACTATTACGATTTACACGTCTCGATGCACTTGAAAGTGGCTCAGATTTTGAGTGACTTTGGCTTTATCAGTGGCGATGCACAAAGTATTTACGACAAAGGTTACACCAGTGCTTTTATGCCTCACGGCTTGGGTCACTTTATTGGTTTGCAGGTTCATGACGTTGGTGGCTTCCTGAAGTCTGATGATGGCAGCAGTTACGAGCGTAGTGAGCGTCATCCATTCTTGCGTTTGCTTCGTGATATTGAAGAAGGTCAGGTGTTTACCATTGAGCCGGGTCTCTATGTTGTTGACCAGTTGCTCGAAGAACACAAAGACAGCGGCGACATTAACTGGGATAAGGTTGACGAGTTACGGCCGTATGGCGGTGTTCGTATTGAAGACAGCATTGTTGTCGGTAAAGACGGAAACAACGAGAACTTGACTCGTGATGCTTTTAAAGCGCTGGGCGCAGAGTAA
- a CDS encoding anhydro-N-acetylmuramic acid kinase, whose amino-acid sequence MSELYVGLMSGTSMDATDAVLVQIDADGKPALHTSLSFPIPIELRNRLLQLSVSDQWRADEFAELDVLFSEHSAVAVNELLSKAQVPAGNVTAIASHGQTVRHKPGHRSPYTLQLGDPSRLAFNTQIDVIHDFRRKDVAAGGQGAPLVPAFHRHIFAQREKSVAIVNLGGIANITWLGPQQQLLGFDTGPANTLMDQWIQHCNANKSYDENGHLASQGKVIEELLNVLLQHPFFSRKAPKSTGREEFNLAYLEPLLKANYTPEDVQRTLLALTAETLSNEINGLPTKPEQVYFCGGGTNNELLITEITQRLGSTICGTTQELGVDPQWVEAMAFAWLGWCYEHKRPGNHPAVTGAAAPVVLGSKTLFA is encoded by the coding sequence ATGTCCGAGCTTTATGTTGGCTTAATGTCAGGAACCAGCATGGACGCGACTGACGCCGTGCTGGTTCAGATAGACGCTGACGGAAAGCCTGCTCTACATACATCCCTTAGCTTCCCTATTCCAATTGAGCTGCGTAATCGGCTCTTACAGCTTAGCGTGAGTGACCAATGGCGTGCCGATGAGTTCGCTGAGTTGGATGTACTTTTTTCTGAGCACTCTGCTGTTGCGGTAAACGAGTTACTGAGCAAGGCTCAAGTGCCGGCTGGGAATGTCACCGCCATAGCCAGTCATGGTCAAACCGTTCGTCACAAACCCGGTCATCGTTCGCCTTACACGCTACAGTTAGGTGACCCTTCCAGGCTGGCATTTAACACCCAAATAGACGTCATACATGACTTTCGCCGCAAAGACGTTGCTGCCGGCGGTCAGGGCGCTCCATTAGTCCCGGCGTTTCACAGGCACATTTTCGCGCAACGGGAGAAAAGTGTCGCTATTGTTAACTTAGGTGGCATTGCCAACATCACTTGGTTAGGTCCTCAGCAACAACTGCTCGGCTTTGATACAGGCCCGGCCAATACCTTGATGGACCAATGGATACAACACTGCAATGCAAACAAAAGCTACGATGAGAATGGCCACTTAGCGAGTCAGGGCAAGGTTATAGAAGAGCTGTTAAATGTGTTACTACAACATCCATTCTTTTCTCGCAAAGCGCCAAAGAGTACTGGCCGTGAAGAGTTTAACCTGGCGTATTTAGAGCCGCTTCTCAAAGCGAACTACACACCTGAAGATGTTCAAAGAACCTTGCTCGCACTCACTGCCGAAACGCTAAGTAACGAAATTAACGGTTTACCCACGAAGCCTGAACAGGTTTACTTCTGCGGAGGCGGTACCAACAATGAGCTGCTCATAACAGAAATCACCCAGCGCCTCGGTTCGACGATATGTGGAACGACGCAAGAGCTTGGAGTTGACCCTCAATGGGTTGAGGCAATGGCATTTGCCTGGTTAGGTTGGTGCTATGAGCATAAAAGACCGGGGAACCACCCTGCAGTCACAGGTGCAGCGGCCCCGGTTGTACTCGGTTCTAAAACGTTATTTGCTTAA
- a CDS encoding chloride channel protein: protein MAPLLRQQLRKQLAMPTTTIAICLLGLAGGVLAALMIAGFRFAIEYGAHLIGNDTYWQEPLPTTLRFIIPIAAALLIYGIFRLSGSRYVRMGIPYVIHRMKQHYGMLPWRSTVNQFFGGIIALIAGYSVGREGPAVHLGAAASTWLGFHVDAPKNALRTLAACGIAAAIAASFNTPLAAMVLVMEVVLREYKVHVFIPVMLSAVAGSLITEEIFGVASELAMLSAQDIPTTQLPWVVILGVVLGVVGVIFKKLMLDVMDTVKDMSLLTRLLFAGIITASLAVIIPTSLGPGLTAIEQVLNHQGEMSLLTTLLLAKLFAAAIALGMGIPGGLIGAVFGIGAIIAAVFVGAVDVLGIQQALSFDSFILLGMAGILAACIHAPMAALLAIVELSRSVEIIIPAMMVIVPAYLISSQLFKSKSIFIAQLELQDLPYQLAPVHVALQKTGVENVMETDFKLLLEPTQNELVDSLESAQAKTVIVMSVDEDNQPLYRLVSYDITAGDSPSLSYTPIKGLRITSTLAEVYDEIGQQRRGAVYIYESNGEHPCGIVTWETVRKALQRELA from the coding sequence ATGGCGCCTTTATTAAGACAGCAATTACGCAAGCAGTTGGCCATGCCGACAACAACAATTGCTATCTGTTTGTTGGGGTTAGCCGGGGGCGTGCTCGCCGCATTAATGATTGCCGGTTTCCGTTTTGCCATTGAGTACGGCGCTCATCTCATTGGTAACGACACTTACTGGCAGGAACCCTTGCCAACAACGCTCCGTTTTATCATACCCATTGCCGCCGCGTTACTTATTTACGGTATTTTTCGTTTATCGGGTTCGCGCTACGTGCGTATGGGCATTCCCTATGTCATCCATCGCATGAAGCAGCATTACGGGATGCTCCCGTGGCGCAGCACCGTTAACCAGTTTTTTGGCGGTATTATTGCTCTTATTGCGGGCTACAGTGTTGGTCGCGAAGGTCCCGCGGTTCATTTAGGCGCCGCAGCCTCCACTTGGCTGGGCTTTCATGTTGACGCCCCTAAGAACGCCTTACGAACACTAGCCGCCTGCGGTATTGCGGCCGCTATTGCAGCCTCATTTAATACACCTCTCGCCGCCATGGTGCTGGTCATGGAAGTGGTTTTGCGCGAATACAAAGTTCACGTGTTCATCCCGGTCATGCTGTCAGCGGTAGCGGGCTCATTAATAACAGAAGAAATCTTTGGCGTCGCTTCTGAACTTGCCATGTTGTCGGCACAGGATATTCCCACCACTCAATTGCCCTGGGTCGTCATTCTTGGCGTAGTGCTGGGCGTCGTCGGTGTGATTTTTAAAAAGCTCATGCTGGATGTTATGGATACAGTCAAAGACATGTCCTTACTAACCCGGCTTCTGTTCGCAGGCATTATTACCGCTTCTCTGGCAGTTATTATTCCAACCAGTTTAGGTCCCGGACTAACCGCTATTGAGCAGGTGCTTAATCACCAGGGCGAAATGTCCTTGCTCACCACGTTATTGCTTGCCAAGCTATTTGCGGCAGCTATTGCACTTGGCATGGGCATTCCGGGCGGCTTAATTGGTGCGGTGTTCGGTATCGGTGCCATCATCGCGGCAGTTTTCGTGGGCGCGGTGGATGTATTAGGTATTCAACAAGCCTTGTCTTTTGACAGTTTCATTCTACTTGGCATGGCCGGTATTTTGGCAGCTTGCATTCACGCACCTATGGCGGCACTTCTGGCGATTGTTGAGTTATCTCGCAGTGTCGAAATTATTATTCCGGCAATGATGGTGATTGTCCCGGCTTATCTGATATCCAGTCAGCTGTTTAAATCAAAATCAATTTTTATCGCTCAGTTGGAGTTACAAGATCTGCCCTACCAACTGGCTCCTGTGCACGTAGCGCTGCAGAAAACCGGCGTCGAAAACGTCATGGAGACGGACTTTAAACTCTTGCTCGAACCCACCCAGAATGAGTTGGTCGACTCCCTGGAATCCGCCCAGGCAAAAACGGTTATCGTCATGTCCGTGGATGAAGACAACCAGCCTCTGTACCGTCTTGTATCCTATGATATTACCGCTGGTGACAGCCCCAGTTTGAGCTATACACCTATTAAAGGTTTGCGTATCACCTCAACACTGGCTGAAGTGTATGATGAAATTGGACAACAGCGCCGTGGTGCGGTGTATATTTATGAATCAAACGGTGAACACCCGTGTGGCATAGTGACGTGGGAAACCGTCCGTAAAGCATTACAAAGAGAGTTAGCATGA
- a CDS encoding OapA family protein has product MTLKVVSQMKRMFLQLPHSHKILISAISVALLILLVIPSEPATASKNTTSVDQLVPGKRYQLELAFDNNTNNEESTTQELYWQTYQIKSGDNLADIFSKLGFSAQELYRVTESGEEAKLLRKVHPGDLLRFATDSNEKLVQLTHDINGTDTLIITRQKDSFVAEVEVKDVEVRTEFAHAVIDSSFWNAGISSGLTDNQIMRIANIFGWDIDFALDLRKNDEFSVLFETHYVDGEFVGYGKILAAEFVNRGEHFQAILHDNGQYYTPNGRAMRKTFLRSPVNFTYISSSFNPRRLHPVTGRVRPHNGIDYAASTGTPVMSSGDGKVVQAGYNHLNGNYIFVQHGERYTTKYLHLSRKHVRTGDRVKQGQVIGRVGATGRVTGAHLHYEFLVDGVHRNPRTVELPQAKSLAESELPAFRQQADQIIAVLNDNKRVYLAMR; this is encoded by the coding sequence ATGACATTGAAAGTAGTTTCTCAAATGAAGCGGATGTTCCTGCAACTTCCGCATTCTCATAAAATACTAATCAGCGCGATTAGTGTTGCTCTATTAATTTTGTTGGTGATTCCTTCAGAGCCAGCAACGGCATCTAAAAATACAACCTCCGTTGACCAACTTGTTCCGGGTAAGCGCTACCAGCTGGAACTGGCCTTTGATAACAACACCAACAATGAAGAAAGCACCACACAAGAACTGTACTGGCAAACTTATCAAATAAAGTCTGGCGATAATCTGGCCGACATTTTCAGTAAGTTAGGTTTTAGCGCACAAGAGCTTTACCGCGTCACGGAGTCGGGTGAAGAAGCCAAGCTGCTGCGCAAGGTACACCCTGGCGACCTGCTGCGCTTCGCGACAGACTCAAATGAGAAGCTAGTTCAATTAACGCACGACATTAACGGTACCGACACACTCATTATCACGCGCCAAAAAGACAGTTTCGTCGCGGAAGTTGAAGTTAAAGACGTTGAAGTACGAACCGAGTTTGCACACGCGGTAATTGACTCTAGTTTTTGGAATGCCGGTATTAGCTCCGGACTGACCGATAACCAAATTATGCGTATCGCCAACATCTTCGGTTGGGATATCGACTTCGCCCTCGACTTACGCAAAAACGATGAGTTCAGTGTGTTATTTGAAACGCATTACGTCGACGGAGAGTTTGTTGGCTACGGAAAAATACTGGCCGCCGAGTTCGTCAACCGGGGCGAACACTTCCAGGCCATATTGCATGACAATGGCCAGTATTACACGCCAAATGGGCGTGCAATGCGTAAAACATTTTTACGCTCGCCGGTTAACTTTACTTATATAAGCTCAAGTTTTAACCCGCGTCGCCTGCATCCGGTGACCGGCCGTGTGCGCCCGCACAACGGCATTGACTACGCAGCATCAACGGGCACACCGGTTATGTCTTCTGGTGACGGTAAAGTCGTTCAGGCTGGCTATAACCATTTAAATGGTAATTACATTTTTGTGCAGCACGGCGAACGCTACACGACGAAATACTTACATTTAAGTCGCAAGCATGTCAGAACAGGCGATCGCGTTAAACAAGGCCAGGTAATTGGCCGTGTCGGCGCAACAGGCCGGGTAACAGGTGCTCACTTACATTACGAATTCCTGGTTGATGGCGTTCACAGAAACCCTCGCACAGTGGAGCTGCCACAGGCGAAGTCTCTAGCCGAGTCAGAACTACCGGCATTCCGCCAGCAAGCCGACCAAATTATTGCAGTATTGAACGACAATAAACGTGTTTATTTGGCAATGAGATAA
- the tyrS gene encoding tyrosine--tRNA ligase yields the protein MKTEVAEAIAEITRGAEEVLLEQELAEKLESGKPLVVKAGFDPTAPDLHLGHTVLINKLRVLQDFGHKIVFLIGDFTGMIGDPTGKNVTRKPLTPEEVAANAETYKEQVFKILDSEKTEIRFNSEWMSKMGAADMIKLAARQTVARMLERDDFKKRYQNNQSIAIHEFLYPLVQGWDSVELKADIELGGTDQRFNLLMGRELQKEEGLRPQTVIMTPLLEGLDGVQKMSKSLNNYIGITESPNDMFGKIMSVSDELMWRYFDLLSFRSIAEIDGLKADVAAGKNPRDVKVLLAKEIIARFHSDDAADKAEQDFIQRFQKNALPDDIEEKTIAVGADGMGIANVLKEAGLVQSTSEALRMLKQNAVKLDGERFTDKNYVCTDKDSGVYQVGKRRFAKLTLTA from the coding sequence ATGAAAACAGAAGTGGCAGAGGCTATTGCTGAAATTACACGTGGTGCCGAGGAGGTACTGCTGGAACAAGAGCTGGCAGAGAAGCTGGAAAGCGGCAAGCCCCTGGTTGTTAAGGCTGGTTTTGACCCCACTGCTCCTGATTTGCATTTAGGTCACACGGTGCTTATCAATAAATTGCGGGTGTTACAGGACTTTGGCCATAAAATTGTTTTCCTCATTGGTGACTTTACCGGCATGATTGGTGATCCAACGGGTAAAAATGTGACTCGTAAACCCCTGACACCGGAAGAAGTGGCTGCTAACGCTGAAACCTATAAAGAGCAAGTGTTTAAGATTCTGGACTCGGAAAAGACAGAGATTCGCTTTAACTCGGAGTGGATGTCGAAAATGGGGGCTGCCGATATGATTAAGCTGGCTGCCCGTCAAACCGTTGCTCGTATGCTTGAGCGTGATGACTTCAAAAAGCGCTACCAAAACAACCAGTCTATTGCGATTCACGAATTTCTGTACCCATTAGTTCAGGGCTGGGATTCTGTGGAACTGAAAGCGGATATCGAACTCGGCGGCACCGATCAGCGTTTCAATCTGCTAATGGGTCGCGAGCTGCAAAAAGAAGAAGGTTTGCGCCCCCAGACCGTCATTATGACGCCGCTGCTGGAAGGTTTAGATGGCGTGCAGAAAATGTCGAAGTCGCTGAATAACTACATTGGTATTACTGAATCCCCCAACGATATGTTTGGCAAGATTATGTCGGTTTCTGATGAGTTGATGTGGCGTTACTTTGATCTTTTAAGTTTCCGTTCCATTGCTGAAATTGATGGTTTGAAAGCGGATGTAGCAGCGGGTAAAAACCCACGTGATGTCAAAGTACTGTTGGCGAAAGAAATTATTGCGCGCTTCCATTCAGACGACGCGGCCGACAAAGCAGAGCAGGACTTTATTCAGCGTTTTCAGAAAAACGCCCTGCCAGATGATATTGAAGAAAAAACGATAGCCGTCGGTGCTGACGGCATGGGTATCGCTAATGTGCTAAAAGAAGCCGGGTTAGTTCAGTCCACATCGGAAGCATTGCGCATGCTCAAGCAAAATGCGGTGAAGCTGGATGGCGAGCGTTTTACCGATAAGAACTACGTGTGCACAGACAAGGACTCGGGTGTTTATCAGGTCGGTAAACGTCGCTTTGCTAAGCTGACGCTGACAGCCTAA